In a genomic window of Rhinolophus ferrumequinum isolate MPI-CBG mRhiFer1 chromosome 2, mRhiFer1_v1.p, whole genome shotgun sequence:
- the PTX3 gene encoding pentraxin-related protein PTX3 gives MYLSAILFCVLWSAVRAENSDDYELMYVNLDNEIDNGLHPTEDPTPCDCRSEHSEWDKLFIMLEDSQMREGMLLQATDDILRGELRRLREELGRLTHSPQRPCAPAAPAEARLARVLAELLQESRDASRRLALLEGAKAQRPEEAGRALGAVLEELRQTRADLRAVQGWAARRWLPAGCETAILFPMRSKKIFGSVHPATPMTLESFSACIWVKATDVLNKTILFSYGTKRNPYEIQLYLSYQTIVLAVGGEENKLVADTVISLGRWTHLCSTWDSKKGRMFLWVNGELVATAVGIATDHIVPEGGILQIGQEKNGCCVSGGFDETLAFSGRLTGFNIWDHVLSNEEIIEVGGAESCHIRGNVVGWGVTEIQPHGGAQYIS, from the exons ATGTATCTCTCTGCGATTCTATTTTGTGTTCTCTGGTCTGCAGTGCGCGCCGAGAACTCCGATGATTATGAGCTCATGTATGTGAACTTGGACAACGAAATAGACAATGGACTCCATCCCACTGAGGACC CCACGCCGTGCGACTGCCGTTCGGAGCACTCCGAGTGGGACAAGCTCTTCATCATGCTGGAGGACTCGCAGATGAGGGAGGGCATGCTGCTGCAGGCCACCGACGACATCCTGCGGGGCGAGTTGCGAAGGCTGCGGGAGGAGCTGGGCCGGCTGACCCACAGCCCGCAGAGGCCGTGCGCACCCGCGGCCCCCGCGGAAGCCAGGCTCGCCCGGGTGCTGGCTGAGCTGCTGCAGGAGAGCCGCGACGCGAGCCGCAGGCTGGCGCTCCTTGAGGGGGCTAAAGCGCAGCGCCCGGAGGAGGCGGGGCGCGCCCTGGGCGCCGTGCTCGAAGAGCTGCGGCAAACGAGAGCGGACCTCCGCGCCGTGCAAGGATGGGCGGCCCGGCGCTGGCTGCCGGCAG GTTGTGAAACAGCAATTTTATTCCCAATGCGTTCCAAGAAGATTTTTGGAAGTGTGCATCCGGCAACACCAATGACGCTGGAGTCTTTTAGTGCCTGCATTTGGGTCAAAGCCACAGATGTGTTAAACAAAACCATCCTGTTTTCCTATGGCACCAAGAGGAATCCATATGAGATCCAGCTGTACCTCAGCTATCAGACCATAGTGCTCGCAGTGGGTGGAGAGGAGAACAAACTGGTGGCCGATACTGTAATTTCCCTGGGAAGGTGGACCCATCTGTGTAGCACCTGGGATTCAAAGAAAGGGCGCATGTTCTTGTGGGTAAACGGTGAGCTGGTGGCTACCGCTGTCGGGATAGCCACAGATCACATTGTTCCCGAAGGAGGAATTCTGCAGATTGGCCAAGAAAAGAATGGCTGCTGTGTGAGTGGTGGCTTTGATGAAACATTAGCCTTTTCTGGAAGACTCACAGGCTTCAATATCTGGGATCATGTTCTCAGCAATGAAGAGATCAtagaggtgggaggggcagagtcTTGTCACATCCGGGGAAATGTTGTTGGGTGGGGGGTCACAGAGATTCAGCCGCACGGAGGAGCTCAGTACATTTCATAA